Part of the Sulfitobacter donghicola DSW-25 = KCTC 12864 = JCM 14565 genome, CAACCATATTGCAGCGGTGTTCTTGCCTGTTCTTCTAGGGTTGCTTTGGCTGGTCTCGCCTGCAGCGGTATTTTTGCTGGCGGCGGGTATGGCCATGGTTTCCTTCATCTTGGCCACATTTATTCCGCGCCACCCCGAAGCGGGTCGTGAAACGATATTTTCGTTGCGCGCCCCTCAGGCCGCAGAATAAGCGTTAGAGCAGTTTATCATCGGCGCGGCTTGCGTGGTGGTAGGCTGTTCGAGGTGGAGGGGGCCGCAATTGGGCGGGTTCTATGTAAAAGGGCGGTCTGAACGGATGCAGCCCTTGACCCCGCTGCGCCAGCCCCATACCCGAACTCTGACAGACACAGGAGCCGATAGATGCCAACCTTTACCGCGCTGACGACACTCATGGGCCGCGATGCCGCCTATAAACTGGGCGAAGCCATGGAAGACCTGACACCAGAGCCGACAGGCGTCGGGGTGTTTGAGGTCGAAGACGGATCAGGCCTGTGGGAAGTGGGCGGCTATTTCGAAGAAAGCCCCGATGCAACTGCGCTGGCTGTGCTGGCCGTGGCGATGGAGGCCAAAGAGTTTGTGATCTCTGAGTTGCCCGAAACCGACTGGGTTGCCCATGTGCGGCGCGAATTGGCGCCCGTCGAGGCGGGCCGCTTTTTCGTCTATGGCTCGCATGATGCGGATAAAGTGCCCGAAAATTGCGAGCCTTTGTTGATCGAGGCGGCGATGGCATTCGGCACGGGCCATCATGGCACGACGCTGGGCTGTTTGAATGCGCTGGATCGTTTGGCGAATGACGGTTTTGTCGGTCGCAAGGTTGTTGATATCGGCTGTGGGACAGCCGTGTTGGCCATGGCGGCGGCTCGGATCTGGGAAGATCAGGTGTTGGCATCAGATATTGACGAGGTAGCCGTTGATGTGGCCGAGGCCAATGTCAAAGCAAACGGGTTGGACGGGCGCGTTGCCTGCGTTGAGGCTGCTGGCTTTGATCACCCCACGCTGGCCGGCGCTGCGCCCTTTGATCTGGTCTTCGCCAATATCCTGAAAGGGCCGCTGATTGCCTTGGCCCCCGATATGGCTGGTGTGATGGCACCAGAGGGCTATGCGATTCTATCTGGCATTTTAAACGAACAGGCAGATGAGGTAATTGCGGTTTATGCACGATCTGGCATCAATCTACACCACCGCGAAAGCATTGGTGACTGGACGACAATAGTGCTCCGAAAAATGAACGCGAATTAACCCTATTTGTGTTAAAATCGCCTTATTTGCCCCAATTCTGCCATATTTGATCTCTAAAAATTAAATCAACAACGGTGGGGGCTGTTGTTGAGAGAGACCGCTGCTATGGTTTACACAAGAGAAGACTTTCACGCCCGCGTTGGGAACGTAGACAAACAACAGTCACGTTTGGTGCGCCGAGGCTATACAACCCGTATCGACAAAAATGGCGTGATCGTTGCAAAGCCAAAGGCGATGCGCATCCGCTTGCCCATTAAAGGCGCTGTGTTGCTGGTTCTCAGCTTTTTCTGCTTCAAAGCCTTTATGCTGGCCGCAAATGGCCCTGATACCTATCAGGACCGTCTGGCGACGCTGGAAAGCGGCAATGCGGCCGAAGCCTTTGGCGCAAGCGTTTTGGCCATCGACCCTGTAACGCAATATATTGCGGATCAAATGGGCCCGCTTCTGCGTTAATTAATTTATACCGTTATAGCAGACCCTCCGGGGGGAGGGGTGGCTATAGCGGGCTTGCGCGCGTTCTAGTAGGCGCAAAGGAAAGGCCGCGAATGGAGTGATCCATTCGCGGCCTTTTTAGGTCTGGAAAAAGAGCCGGTGCAGTTGCGCACCGGCGTCTTGATTAGCGGATGAACGCGCTACGTGCGACGGCGTCGATGTCGCCGCGTACAAGGCCGATATCTTCCAGTTCGCGGTTGGAGAGAGCGGAAAGCGCTTTGTTTGTTGCGCGTGCGTCGTTCCATGCGGAAATCGCGTGAGCCAGATCGGCTACAAATGCGAATGTGCGGTTTGCAAATGATGCAACGCCATAGTTGGTGCGGGTGGTGTCAAAAGCAGCCATTGGAGCCGTCCTTTTATTAGTGTGAATGCTGAACTCATCAGCGTTATGCTGCCCAATTAGGCAGAGTTGAAACATCTAGCAAGAGGTGTAATTGCACGGCTGATATGCGTTTTCTGCATGGCAGAGAAAGATGGTTAACCTATCGTTAAGTATGGCAAAATCCTGCCTATTAGGATGTCGCATTCAGGATGGTTTTGCGTCGCTTTTGCTGCATTGCGGCACGGGGTGGCGTTTTTGAACCTACCCGATGTCGTTTTTGGATTATTTATCTAAAGATGTAGGCAATGTTCGCGTTTCGTGCTACTGCATCAAAAAAGCAACAAGACTAAGAGGCATCAAATGATACGGGTGATCGGAATCGATCCAGGTCTGCGAAATATGGGCTGGGGCGTCATTGATGTGGCGGGAAGCAAGCTGAGCCATGTGGCAAATGGAATCTGTCATTCTGATACAGGTGTAGAATTGGCCGAGCGATTGTTGTCGCTGCACGCTCAGCTCACGCGTGTTTTTACGACCTATCGCCCTCATACTGCGGCTGTTGAACATACTTTTGTTAACAAAGACGGTGTCGCGACCCTGAAATTGGGGCAGGCGCGGGGGATCGCTTTGTTGGTGCCTGCGCAAATGCAGCTGACTGTCGGGGAATATGCACCCAACAACGTGAAGAAAACTGTTGTGGGTGTGGGCCATGCAGATAAGGGGCAGGTGGCGCATATGGTGCGCATGCAATTACCAGGTGTTCAGTTTGAAGGCCCAGACGCAGCAGATGCATTGGCCATTGCGATTACCCATGCACATCACGGCGGCGCCTCCAGCCTTGCCGAAGCAGTAGCAAAGGCAAGCGCATGATTGGAAAACTAACAGGCCGGATCGAATACCGCGCAGCGGATCACATCCTGATCGACGTGCGCGGCGTTGGCTATCTGGTATTTTGTTCCGAACGTACCTTGGCAGGATTGCCAGCCGTGGGCGAGGTTGCGGCCCTATATACTGATCTGCTGGTGCGCGAAGACCTGATGCAGCTATTCGGGTTCACAACCTTGGCCGAGAAAGAATGGCATCGTCTGCTGACATCTGTTCAGGGCGTTGGGGCAAAAGCGTCACTGGCGATCCTTGGGGCGCTTGGCCCTGACGGGGTCAGCCGCGCGATTGCGTTGGGCGATTGGAATGCCGTGAAGGTTGCCAAAGGCGTCGGGCCAAAGATCGCGCAGCGTGTGGTTCTGGATCTCAAGGATAAGGCGCCATCGGTTATGGCGATGGGCGGCACGGTGGCCGAAGCATTGGGTGAACAGCCAGCTGAGGTGGTCGAGACCCCTGTGAAACGCAAGGCGCCAGCCCCTGCATCAAATGCCTCTGCGCAATCCGAAGCGCTTTCTGCTCTTTCCAACCTTGGTTATGCGCCGGGGGATGCGGCAGGTGCGGTTGCGCAAGCAGCCGGTGACGCGCCAGATGCCGAAACGCCAGCCCTTATTCGCGCGGCGTTGAAACTTCTGGCGCCAAAAGAGTAATGTGCGAACAACGCGCCCCTAAGGGGCTATTCGCTTTGGGGGCGGCATGATTGATAGTGATCCGATAATGCGGCCAGAGGGGCTGCCCGAAGATACTGACCGCGCCTTGCGTCCGCAGATGCTGGATGAATTTGTCGGGCAGGCTGAGGCACGGGCAAACCTAAAGGTGTTTATCCAATCAGCCAAACAGCGCGAAGAGGCGATGGATCACACGTTGTTCCACGGCCCTCCGGGGCTGGGCAAGACGACATTGGCGCAGATCATGGCGCGTGAGCTGGGTGTCGGGTTTCGGATGACCTCTGGCCCCGTTTTGGCCAAAGCTGGTGATCTGGCGGCGATCCTGACCAATCTTGAGGCCCGCGATGTCTTGTTCATTGACGAAATCCACCGCCTAAATCCAGCGGTCGAAGAGGTGCTATATCCCGCGCTAGAGGATTTTGAGCTTGATCTGGTTATTGGAGAAGGCCCTGCCGCGCGCACTGTGCGGATCGAACTCCAGCCCTTTACGCTGGTGGGGGCAACCACGCGCATGGGGCTGCTGACGACTCCGCTGCGCGATCGTTTTGGCATTCCCACCCGCTTGCAGTTTTATACCGAGGATGAGCTGTACATCATCGTTGACCGTAACGCGCGCAAGCTGGGCGCGCCCGCAGATGAAGGCGGCGCGCGCGAAATCGCAAAACGCGCCCGTGGCACGCCACGGATTGCGGGGCGTCTGCTGCGCCGTGTGGTGGACTTTGCCATCGTTGAGGGCGACGGTCGGGTCACCCGTGAATTGGCCGATATGGCCCTAACCCGTTTAGGGGTGGATCATTTGGGGCTTGATGGGGCGGATCGCCGTTATCTGCGCCTGATTGCGGAAAACTATCAGGGTGGCCCCGTCGGGATTGAAACCATGTCAGCCGCGCTAAGTGAATCCCGCGATGCATTGGAAGAGGTGATCGAACCCTTCCTGTTGCAGCAGGGGTTGATCCAACGTACCCCGCGGGGGCGAATGCTGGCGCAAAAGGCGTGGTCCCATCTGGGGATGGAGCCGCCAAAGCGGGACGTTGATCTATTCGGTTAGACCAGCGGCACGCGAAGGACAAAGAAAAGGGCAACAGGATATGAAACCGGAACAGATAGAGCAGCTGTTTACCCGCGGCGACGGGCAGTTTGCCTTTGCGCGTTGGGGGCGGCCCATTGCGCCAAATATTTTTGGGGTAGAAGACGAGACCTTGAAGGTTGTCAAAGGCGCGTTAGAGGCGGTTGCCGTTCTGGCGGACCATAAAATGGCCGAAACGGATATGGAGCTTGGCTCCAACCTGATGATGTTCTTCTTTTCGGATTGGGCCGAGTTGTTGGATGTGACGGGGATGGAGCGCCTTGTGCCAGACCTTGGCCCTTTGGTGGCGCGTTTGCAGGCGGCGGATGCCAATCAATACCGTTTCTTTCGGTTTGATGAGGACGGCGCGATCAAGGCGTGCTTTGTCTTTTTGCGGATGGATGAAAAGCTGGCGGCAATGGATGCACAAGCCTTAGCGCTCAGCCAGATCGTGCAATCCTACCTTTTGTGGTCCGATACGGCATTTCGGGATCAATCCCCCCTTGCTATTGTGGGCGAAACGACAATCTTGCGCCCCGACATCTCTGAAGTGATCCGCGCGGCCTATGATCCCGTGCTGCCCTCAGCGGCAACCGACCCAAGCCACGCCTTGCGGTTGTTTGCGCGCATGCAAGTCGGGGCGGATCAATGATCCACCGCAAAGAAATCCGCGTCTATTATGAAGACACTGATATGGCGGGGATCGTTTATTACGCGAATTACCTGCGTTTTATTGAACGTGCGCGCAGCGACTGGGTGCGCGATGTGGGGATTGATCAGCTTGCCATGAAAGAAGACGGCGTTGTCTTTGCGGTGCGTCGGGTCGAGGCAGACTATATTTCACCCGCTCGGTTTGATGACATTCTTGAGGTGCGCACAACGTTAGATAGCCTTAGCCCTGCACGGATGGTGATGCAGCAAGAGGTGTGGCGCGCGGATGATCTGATCTTTACCGCCAAAGTGCAAATTGTCTGCATCGGAGCCAGCGGAAAGCCGGTGCGCCTTCCGGCGGAATGTCGCCTGCTGAAAACGTGATTAGGCAAGGGTACGCTTGGCCCTCGCTTTTTTCTTTGCGCTGCGCTAGATTCACCCCAAATGGAGCCTGATAACAGGCCCGACCGAGGCAGAAGAGTAGAGCACATAACATGCAGACAGCATTGATCGCAGCCGAAATCGGCGGCAGCATTACCGTATGGGGCATGTTCGCCCAAGCGACCTTTACCGTGAAACTGGTGATGATCGCCCTGATCGCAGCCAGTTTCTGGAC contains:
- the ruvC gene encoding crossover junction endodeoxyribonuclease RuvC, producing the protein MRVIGIDPGLRNMGWGVIDVAGSKLSHVANGICHSDTGVELAERLLSLHAQLTRVFTTYRPHTAAVEHTFVNKDGVATLKLGQARGIALLVPAQMQLTVGEYAPNNVKKTVVGVGHADKGQVAHMVRMQLPGVQFEGPDAADALAIAITHAHHGGASSLAEAVAKASA
- a CDS encoding DUF1127 domain-containing protein; translation: MAAFDTTRTNYGVASFANRTFAFVADLAHAISAWNDARATNKALSALSNRELEDIGLVRGDIDAVARSAFIR
- the ruvA gene encoding Holliday junction branch migration protein RuvA → MIGKLTGRIEYRAADHILIDVRGVGYLVFCSERTLAGLPAVGEVAALYTDLLVREDLMQLFGFTTLAEKEWHRLLTSVQGVGAKASLAILGALGPDGVSRAIALGDWNAVKVAKGVGPKIAQRVVLDLKDKAPSVMAMGGTVAEALGEQPAEVVETPVKRKAPAPASNASAQSEALSALSNLGYAPGDAAGAVAQAAGDAPDAETPALIRAALKLLAPKE
- the ybgC gene encoding tol-pal system-associated acyl-CoA thioesterase, translating into MIHRKEIRVYYEDTDMAGIVYYANYLRFIERARSDWVRDVGIDQLAMKEDGVVFAVRRVEADYISPARFDDILEVRTTLDSLSPARMVMQQEVWRADDLIFTAKVQIVCIGASGKPVRLPAECRLLKT
- the ruvB gene encoding Holliday junction branch migration DNA helicase RuvB — its product is MIDSDPIMRPEGLPEDTDRALRPQMLDEFVGQAEARANLKVFIQSAKQREEAMDHTLFHGPPGLGKTTLAQIMARELGVGFRMTSGPVLAKAGDLAAILTNLEARDVLFIDEIHRLNPAVEEVLYPALEDFELDLVIGEGPAARTVRIELQPFTLVGATTRMGLLTTPLRDRFGIPTRLQFYTEDELYIIVDRNARKLGAPADEGGAREIAKRARGTPRIAGRLLRRVVDFAIVEGDGRVTRELADMALTRLGVDHLGLDGADRRYLRLIAENYQGGPVGIETMSAALSESRDALEEVIEPFLLQQGLIQRTPRGRMLAQKAWSHLGMEPPKRDVDLFG
- a CDS encoding 50S ribosomal protein L11 methyltransferase, with protein sequence MPTFTALTTLMGRDAAYKLGEAMEDLTPEPTGVGVFEVEDGSGLWEVGGYFEESPDATALAVLAVAMEAKEFVISELPETDWVAHVRRELAPVEAGRFFVYGSHDADKVPENCEPLLIEAAMAFGTGHHGTTLGCLNALDRLANDGFVGRKVVDIGCGTAVLAMAAARIWEDQVLASDIDEVAVDVAEANVKANGLDGRVACVEAAGFDHPTLAGAAPFDLVFANILKGPLIALAPDMAGVMAPEGYAILSGILNEQADEVIAVYARSGINLHHRESIGDWTTIVLRKMNAN